The genome window TGGCCGCCAACACCGCTGGAGCGAATGTGATCGCCGCTTCGCCTTCCAGTTTTGTGACTGACAATACGATTATTAACGCTCAACTGTTAGAAGCGTTTCACCTCGGCGGCGTTAAGCGCGTAATTTATGTCAGTTCTGCGTCGCTTTATCAAGAATATAACGGTCATATAAAGGAAGACGAATTAGATTTAAATATTGAACCGCATGAAGCGTTTTTTGGGTATGGCTGGGTGGCGCGCTTTGTCGAAAAACTTTGTAAGTATTGGCATATAAAACACGGAATGGAAATGTGTATTCTTCGCGGCGCTAACATATACGGCCCCTTCGATAAATTTAATCCAAACAAATCTCACTTCATCCCCGCGTTGGTTCGCAAGGCTGTCGATAAAATGGACCCGTATGAGGTTTGGGGAAGTCCAGACGTTACGCGCGATGTTTTGTATGTATCTGATTTCGCAAGTGCAGTCGTCGAAATGATGAATTCAGACAAGTTTTGTTTTGATACATACAATTTATGCACAGGAAAACAAGTGCGGGTTGGCGATGTGGTTGAGATGGCGTTGAAAGCAGCGGGGCATGAATCCGCAAAAGTTGAGTATCTTTCATCAGGGCCAACCACAATTAATTTCCGCGCATTTGATAATGAAAAGTTAAAAACGTTTTTAGGGTGGGAACCACTCGTGGACGCCGAAGAAGGAATTCGCTTGACAACGGAGTGGTGGAAAGAAAACCGCGACGTATGGACGAAATAATTTATTCGAAACATCGTTTCTGAAAATCGTAAATGCAACTCTGGCAGCCAAGAGGAGAGTCATTATGTATAAAGGTAAAAATATACTCGTCGCCGGCGGCACCGGCATGGTTGGCATTCAGCTGGTCAATCTGCTGGTAGAGCAGGGCGCCAATATCCGTATCGCGTCGCTGGATCATCATTCCCGCGCACACCCCAAGGCGGAATTCATGCAGCGCGATATGACTGTCATGCAAAACTGCCTCGATGCCTGTGATGGGATGGATTACGTTTTTAATTTACTCGGCGTCAAAGGTTCGCCCGCTGTGTCAACGTCAAAACCTGCGAGTTTTTTCTTTCCGACTATTTCATTCAGTTTGAATTTAATGGAAGCGGCGTTTCGTAAGAGCGTGCAGAAATATCTGTACACAAGTTCAATCGGCGTTTATGCAAAATCAGAGGTTTTCCACGAAGACGACGTATGGAAAACTTATCCATCCGATAATGATCGCTTTCCGGGTTGGGCAAAGCGAATTTGTGAATTACAGGCGGAGACCTACGCCATTCAACACGGATGGGACCAGGTTGTCATCGTACGCCCGGCGAACGTATACGGCCCCTATGACAATTTTGATAGTGAAAACGCCATGGTGGTCCCATCGCTCATTCGTAAGGCCATGTCTGGCATGAACCCGATGGAAGTGTGGGGCGACGGCTCTGCAATTCGCGACCTGATCCACGCCCGCGATGTGGCGCGTGGAATGTTAATCGCATTCGAAAATGGTATGGGCGGCGTCTTCAATCTTGGCAGCGGCAAAGGCGTGACCATAAAAGAACTGGTTGAAGCCGTTGTGAAGTGTATGGATGAGCCTCCCGAGATCGCGTGGGATATCACCAAGCCGGTTGGCGACCCGAAAAAGATCATGGATATGTCGCGCGCCCGTTCTATTGGGTTCGAACCGGAAATTTCAATTCAGGACGGCATTCGCGAAACCGCACAGTGGTATCAGGAAAACAAAGATACGACAGACCTGCGATATGACATTTTTAAGGAAGCAAACTGATCTAAACTGAATAAATGATATAGAAGTGAATGGCTTTTTCTCTATTTGTAAAATAATTAAATTTAATTGAGGTGGACAATGGATAAGGCGTGTCAAATAGCAAAAGAGTTTTATGAGAAGATGTCAAAAATTCCATATCCCTCAGGATTGGAACCCAGCGAATTATGGATGGGAGTGTTAAAAACACTTCATATACCTACGATCAATACTTCACAAACTGCGAGTCAAGTATGCGATCTAGTTACAAAAAAAGACTACTATTCATTCCCGACTTTAAATACGCATCACCTTGCTGGCTCAATTATTGATTCTTATGTTGAATGGTTTGCCCAAAATGACGCGCCTTTATCTTCTTTCGATATAACAATTCAAGAGTCGCCCTATACTTCTCCTGAAGTCATGATGCAGTACCAAGGCCGAAATGTATCAACAGCATTTATGTGGCATTTGGGTATGGCTTATCGTATTCAAACAAAACTTCCAAAATGCAACTCGTATTTAGAAATCGGAAGCGGGTATGGGGGGTTAGCGCGCATCGTAAAACTCCTGCAGCCTGATGTGACTTATTATATGCTAGATATGGATATCTCTTTGTATTTTTCGTATGTATTTGTTTCAACTAATTTTCCTGAGGCAAAATGCCTTCTTGTCGATGATGCCGAGAAAATAAACCAAATTGATGAAAGTTATGATTTTATATTCATACCAACTCAATTCATCGATAAGCTGAAGGGGCTGCGATTTGACGTGCTTGTCAACACGCAATCTCTTAGCGAAATGACGCAATTTGCTTATGACCGTTTTATGGATTTTATGCAAGAAGAGATTCAAGTACGCTATTTTTATAATGCTAACCGTTACGGGCCGCATCCTGACGGTGTGAATTTGAAAGGCCGATGCAATGACGGGATTGGTCACGATGGCTGCGTTTGTGCAAGCGCCTTAGATCCTCACTGGCGCGTTTTATTTTGGGAGTTGTATAGTGATTACAATTTAACAAACCTTGACCCAAGGTTTATGATGATCTTAGAAATTATTGTCGAACGAATACCCAAAGCCTTACGAAATAAAGACTACTATGCAGTGATTAGCAAACAGCTTTTTAACAAAGCGCAACAACGAATGAAATTTGATAATTTGACCCATTATTATCTTTGGGATTCAATTCGATATTGTCCAACGCCGGAAAATCTAACATATTATATACAATATCTTGAGATAAAAGGTTTTCAACAAGCTGAACACTACAAACGTGTGTTAGGCCAAGTAAGAACACAAAATAATGAATAACTGGTTTGATTTTGCTGCATTTTCTCAAAACGCTTTCGGCGCTGCAATTCAACAGGCTCCGCTTGGCTTTATAGACATCGGCGCCAGGGGCGGAGTGCACCCTTTGGTTGAGCCAATTGCAGGTTCGACTCAAGTTTTAGCGTTTGAGGCCGATGCGGAAGAATGCAGCCGATTACAGAAACTCCTTCACGGAAATACTCAGTGGGCGCACATTGATCTTGCTCCTATTGCTCTTGGCGCAAGCGAGGCTGATGCGGAGTTGCATTTGCTTTCTACAGAAACCAACCACTCACTGTTACCGCCGGACAATGAATTTACGCATCGATACAATATGGAAAAATGGAGAGAGATTGAGACGGTTCCAGTCAAAACGCGAAGTCTCGATTCGATTGTGTATGGAGACTATCCCAACAATCAGTATTATGGAGAATTCATCAAACTCGATACGCAGGGAACGGAGTATGAAATTCTTCTTGGCGCTGAACGGACGTTGCGCGAGCGTTGCGTCGCCGTCGTGTCAGAAGTCGCATTCTTTCCGATATACAAAGGGCAGCGCCTGTTTTCAGATGTTGAATCGTTGCTCAGAAAACAGGGATTCTCGTTTTATGGTTTTACTGATATGGCGTATCGTTCTAAACGCTTAATTGACAAAACAAAACAAAAATCCAATGAACGCATATTTTACGCGGACGCTGTTTTTTTCAAAGATCCGCTGCCAGGAGGAGGTCGCCGGATTTCATTGAATGACCGCCAAAAAATGGTGCTGATTTTATGCGCGATGTTGCTGAGCTATTATGATTTTGCGCTTGAACTATTAGACGCATTGGAAGACGAAAACCATACAAAAAAAATAATGAAATCCTTCATACTTGATGTATGCCGATGCGACCCAAAAGAGTTAACGCAACAGGTCGAATCGCTACTGGAACGAATGAAGAGCAACGAAACCAACGCGATGATCGAATTAGGCGATTTTGTTGATAAAGCATATTCAAATTCTAATTACAATGAATTTTCGCCTCAACCATAATCAATTTATAATGATATTGATATAACTTCGGAGACGGCAATGAGTTTAAACAAAATTAATAACAATCCCCGATTAGCGATGACGGCGGCGAAGCAGCGGCTGTTTCAGTCATGCCCGGTTTTTGCAATGGATATAGGAGCGCGGGGCGGCTTTGAAGGATTTCTCAACTGCTTTGGTCAAGATATCCGAAAAATTGGTTTTGAGCCTGACGAGAAAGAATGCAAGCAGTTAAATTCAAATCAATTGCAAGTGAATGAACGGTTCTATCCTTACGCGATTCACAAAGATGGTGGAATAAAAACTTTTTATCTCACCGAATTTGGCGCCTCAAGCGGATTTTATAAACCGGACCCCAAGTGGGTGAAACGGATCAGCCAGGCGGACCAGACAATGACAATCGCCTCTGAAATTGAAATGGATACGGTTTCGCTTGATGATTTTTGTAGCAAGAATTCCTTCCCCTATATTGATTATATCAAGATTGATACGGAAGGATGCGAACTCGATATCCTGCAAGGCGCCGAAAAAATGCTGAAGAATTCGGTGTTGGCGTTGAACCTTGAAACATGGATTCAATCTATCCATATCAATCAGCCTGTTTTTTCAGATATAGATCAATACTTACGTTCATTGGGTTTCATATTATATGAAATCTGCCCCTACCGACATGCGCGAAGCGTTTTACCTGAGATATCAAATAATCCAGTTCCGGGGCCGTCCAGAAACGGTCAAGTGATTTGGGCGCAGAGTTTGTATATGCGCGATATCGTGGGTGATTTGCAGGAGGACTGTGAAGGGGGGAGAACGTATACTCAGGAACAAATACTAAAAATGGCTTGTTTTATGGATATATTTTGCCTTAATGATTGCGCGATTGAATTAATGGTGTTTGCAAAAGAAAAGAATTTAATTCCCGGAATTAATTATGATGGAATTATTGATGGTCTGGCGCCGCAAATTTCAAATAATACTCTCACATATAAGGAATACCTGGATATGTACCAACGCATCAGTACAATGAAAACTCAAAAACCATTAAAATTGTAATCTGAAGATTAAGATATTTTCTTTTTATAATGATTGCGAGATTTGAAAATGATGATAGTCAAAAAAACTTCATTAGATGGCGTAATGCTCATTGAGCCGCCGACGAATTTTGAAGATTTTCGCGGCGAGTATGTTGAAATTTATAATGAAGAATTATTTCACCAAGCGGGAATTGATATTGAATTTAAGCAAGACGACATTTCCATTTCGTCAAAACATGTATTGCGAGGCATGCATGGCGACCAAAATACTTGGAAACTGGTTTCCTGTTTGCAAGGAAAATTCTATCTTGTTGTTGTGAATTGGGATGAAACATCTCCACAATACCGCCAATGGGAGTCATTCACGTTGTCAGACAAAAACCGGTTGCAAGTTTTGATCCCACCAAAATTCGGCAACGGCCATCTGGTATTAAGCGAATCCGCTATGTTTCACTATAAACAATCTTCCTATTATGACCGCGCAGGCCAATTTACAATACTCTGGAACGACCCCAAACTTGATCTCTGGTGGCCAATTCAAAACCCCATCGTTTCCCGTCGCGACGAAGGGTTGGAATAATTTTCTAAATAAGGGAATATTGATTAGACAGGAAACGCATGTTTATGCGATCAATTTCTGAAATTCAAAGCGAATTGCAGGCGCTGTGCGCCGCATCTGCAGGGCCTTTTGGCGTTCCTGCTGGCCATTTGACGGCCATTTCTCAACGCATCGTCTACGCGCTTGAAAATCAGGGGCGCGTTGTTTTACTCGGCGATAAAAGAATGGGCGCCATGCCTGACGTGATGGCGGGCCGTATACGATCAATCAGCGGCTTTCCAAAGAACGCAGGCCCGCTTGTCGCCGTCTCATCCGCTCCCGATGAACGCATTGCAACTTACACGCTGGGCCGCGCCGGGCGGAGCAACGATATCTGTCTGGCGATTGCCGATAACTTAAAATCCTCTGAGTTTGTAAATACGCTGAGGACCGCCCATAAAAAACAAATCGCCGTTGCTTGTTTTACCCGCTCGCCAATGGAGTTTGCTGACCTCCCCGTTAAGATGATTGCGCTCCCCGGCGATGTTTGTCTTGACGAATGGGCAATTCAGTTGGCCAATTATCTAGGTAAATTATTTCAATTGCTGTTTCCTCACGGCGCAGAAGAAATTCATCAAATGTCTTTAGGCTGGAATGCAGCGCTCGAAGAAAGTAAACAAATTAACCTGCAGCGCAGCGCCGATGCGCCTAAAGTTTCAATAGTCTTGCCAACGCGCAACCGGTTTGAAACGGTGAAGCGGTGTATTGAAGTTTTGATCAAAAACGCTTCGGTTCCATTCGAAATCATAGTAATGGATGATAGTTCTGATGGCAGTGATAAGGAATTACAAACCCTGTTTGAAGCAACCCCACATGTCTTTTTGCTTCATGGAGAAGAGCGGCGCGGTTTGCTGCCTAGCGTCAATCTGGGACTCGTATTAAGCAATGGCGAGTATGTCGTGGGGCTGACTGATGATGTGGATGTATACAAAGGCTGGGAGATCGCGATGATTCGCTTATTAGAAAATGAGCCAGAATGCGGCGCCGCAACGCCTTTGATATTGGAAGCAGATGGTACGATACAGTCGATGGGCGTCATTGACGGCGTACGCAGTTTGAAATATCCCGAATTACCCACCGTCTACGGCGCCAAGGGGTGGATCGGGCGAGGCCGTACGCCGGAACAATGCCCGGAAACTCGCTGGGTGCGTGAATGCGACTATGGCTGCATTAGTTTTATGCGGCGTGAATTGATGAATCAGATGGGCGGTTTTGAAACGAGGTATGAGAAATATTGTACGGATACGGACTTGGGAATGCGTTTGCGGTTGAATGGATATAAAGTTTTATATTGTCCGCAAAGCGTGATGATCCATCATCAATTAAGCCGTGATGTACAAGACAAAACCAACGATCAAATCAAAAAAGACCAAAAAATATTTCATGATAAATGGGGCATTTATACCGTGCCGCAGTGAGCCGCATTATTTTGAGGAATTTAAAGAGAATATATACGGCACCATCAAAACCATCCCTCCCTGTTCCATGTACGGTACGGAACGTATCTCTCCTGTGAGAGGATAGATACGACTGATTTAACATTACAAATTGAAGGGCAGGAAATGATGGCTTCATTAAAGCGTGAATGCTTGAACCACTTCTTCGTGATCAATGAAAAGCATCTGGATTATTTGGTGAAGGAGTATGTTAAGCATTAATGTCCTGGTTCAGCGTGAATTGGAATATTCGGATCGTTGCGTTAGGTAGTCCGAGTTATGGTAGTTGAGTTTTTTTAGGCATGGGGGAATGCTCGAAATGGTTGAACAAGGTTGGAGGCGGAGCGATCCATCCGCCTCTCGCAACTATTCGCCGCACACCCAACCGGCTATCCCTGGCGAGTTGCGCTCCCGTAGAGTTCGCGTCCGTTTCACCAGCGAATGCTTCTCTTGCTAAAAGGAATGAGCGGCGTCAAGTTTTTGAGCGGCCTGACGCCGAAGTTTCCTCTGTTCTATCGCGGAGCCCTTCGAGCGCTTATCGCACTGTATTTTGGCAAGCGTGTTAGATATAAAACCCGATGTTGATATTGAAACGGGTATACCAGTCGTCGTCTCCGCCTGATGAGAATCCATCAGTCCAGATTGGGCCAATCCAGGGATGGTTCTTTCCAAAGGCGGCGTCAAAGTAAATAAAAAAGTTTCCGGCAGAGACTGAAGCGCCGATGACATTTTGATAACTATCGTAAAAGCCGGATTGATCCTTATCAAGAATACTAAAATCATCGTAAAGCGTTATCGAATCAATATAAGTGGGTTCAATTGGTATCGTATAGCTAAGCCCTACCGTATACAGATTGGCGCGGCTTGCAATTTCGTATGGGAAATCATAGGCTCCCATCAACACAAAATCATTGCTCACTCTTGGCGGGTTCCGTAGTG of Candidatus Hinthialibacter antarcticus contains these proteins:
- a CDS encoding putative sugar O-methyltransferase, whose amino-acid sequence is MDKACQIAKEFYEKMSKIPYPSGLEPSELWMGVLKTLHIPTINTSQTASQVCDLVTKKDYYSFPTLNTHHLAGSIIDSYVEWFAQNDAPLSSFDITIQESPYTSPEVMMQYQGRNVSTAFMWHLGMAYRIQTKLPKCNSYLEIGSGYGGLARIVKLLQPDVTYYMLDMDISLYFSYVFVSTNFPEAKCLLVDDAEKINQIDESYDFIFIPTQFIDKLKGLRFDVLVNTQSLSEMTQFAYDRFMDFMQEEIQVRYFYNANRYGPHPDGVNLKGRCNDGIGHDGCVCASALDPHWRVLFWELYSDYNLTNLDPRFMMILEIIVERIPKALRNKDYYAVISKQLFNKAQQRMKFDNLTHYYLWDSIRYCPTPENLTYYIQYLEIKGFQQAEHYKRVLGQVRTQNNE
- a CDS encoding FkbM family methyltransferase translates to MDIGARGGFEGFLNCFGQDIRKIGFEPDEKECKQLNSNQLQVNERFYPYAIHKDGGIKTFYLTEFGASSGFYKPDPKWVKRISQADQTMTIASEIEMDTVSLDDFCSKNSFPYIDYIKIDTEGCELDILQGAEKMLKNSVLALNLETWIQSIHINQPVFSDIDQYLRSLGFILYEICPYRHARSVLPEISNNPVPGPSRNGQVIWAQSLYMRDIVGDLQEDCEGGRTYTQEQILKMACFMDIFCLNDCAIELMVFAKEKNLIPGINYDGIIDGLAPQISNNTLTYKEYLDMYQRISTMKTQKPLKL
- a CDS encoding NAD-dependent epimerase/dehydratase family protein, with product MTYLNEKKVFIAGGTGCAGGSIIQYILDRYPQTKIRATRYKHTDVFLEDPRLEYVYAELKSSDDCRKAVEGCDCAVMVAANTAGANVIAASPSSFVTDNTIINAQLLEAFHLGGVKRVIYVSSASLYQEYNGHIKEDELDLNIEPHEAFFGYGWVARFVEKLCKYWHIKHGMEMCILRGANIYGPFDKFNPNKSHFIPALVRKAVDKMDPYEVWGSPDVTRDVLYVSDFASAVVEMMNSDKFCFDTYNLCTGKQVRVGDVVEMALKAAGHESAKVEYLSSGPTTINFRAFDNEKLKTFLGWEPLVDAEEGIRLTTEWWKENRDVWTK
- a CDS encoding NAD-dependent epimerase/dehydratase family protein, coding for MYKGKNILVAGGTGMVGIQLVNLLVEQGANIRIASLDHHSRAHPKAEFMQRDMTVMQNCLDACDGMDYVFNLLGVKGSPAVSTSKPASFFFPTISFSLNLMEAAFRKSVQKYLYTSSIGVYAKSEVFHEDDVWKTYPSDNDRFPGWAKRICELQAETYAIQHGWDQVVIVRPANVYGPYDNFDSENAMVVPSLIRKAMSGMNPMEVWGDGSAIRDLIHARDVARGMLIAFENGMGGVFNLGSGKGVTIKELVEAVVKCMDEPPEIAWDITKPVGDPKKIMDMSRARSIGFEPEISIQDGIRETAQWYQENKDTTDLRYDIFKEAN
- a CDS encoding FkbM family methyltransferase, which codes for MNNWFDFAAFSQNAFGAAIQQAPLGFIDIGARGGVHPLVEPIAGSTQVLAFEADAEECSRLQKLLHGNTQWAHIDLAPIALGASEADAELHLLSTETNHSLLPPDNEFTHRYNMEKWREIETVPVKTRSLDSIVYGDYPNNQYYGEFIKLDTQGTEYEILLGAERTLRERCVAVVSEVAFFPIYKGQRLFSDVESLLRKQGFSFYGFTDMAYRSKRLIDKTKQKSNERIFYADAVFFKDPLPGGGRRISLNDRQKMVLILCAMLLSYYDFALELLDALEDENHTKKIMKSFILDVCRCDPKELTQQVESLLERMKSNETNAMIELGDFVDKAYSNSNYNEFSPQP
- a CDS encoding dTDP-4-dehydrorhamnose 3,5-epimerase family protein, coding for MMIVKKTSLDGVMLIEPPTNFEDFRGEYVEIYNEELFHQAGIDIEFKQDDISISSKHVLRGMHGDQNTWKLVSCLQGKFYLVVVNWDETSPQYRQWESFTLSDKNRLQVLIPPKFGNGHLVLSESAMFHYKQSSYYDRAGQFTILWNDPKLDLWWPIQNPIVSRRDEGLE
- a CDS encoding glycosyltransferase, whose translation is MRSISEIQSELQALCAASAGPFGVPAGHLTAISQRIVYALENQGRVVLLGDKRMGAMPDVMAGRIRSISGFPKNAGPLVAVSSAPDERIATYTLGRAGRSNDICLAIADNLKSSEFVNTLRTAHKKQIAVACFTRSPMEFADLPVKMIALPGDVCLDEWAIQLANYLGKLFQLLFPHGAEEIHQMSLGWNAALEESKQINLQRSADAPKVSIVLPTRNRFETVKRCIEVLIKNASVPFEIIVMDDSSDGSDKELQTLFEATPHVFLLHGEERRGLLPSVNLGLVLSNGEYVVGLTDDVDVYKGWEIAMIRLLENEPECGAATPLILEADGTIQSMGVIDGVRSLKYPELPTVYGAKGWIGRGRTPEQCPETRWVRECDYGCISFMRRELMNQMGGFETRYEKYCTDTDLGMRLRLNGYKVLYCPQSVMIHHQLSRDVQDKTNDQIKKDQKIFHDKWGIYTVPQ